CTATGCCTTCTAGCTCCTCGTCAGACAAGTTATGGCGATGAGAGTTTAGGTCTTCTGTGGTAATCGTGAACCCAGCAGCCTTTGCAATAGCAACAACATCAGCCCCTTCTGCATTGAGCTGTCCCTGCAGTGAAGTATCGCCTTGGACTTTGGC
Above is a window of Synechococcus sp. BIOS-U3-1 DNA encoding:
- a CDS encoding Nif11-like leader peptide family natural product precursor; the protein is MTLEQLKAFIAKVQGDTSLQGQLNAEGADVVAIAKAAGFTITTEDLNSHRHNLSDEELEGIAGGYLTGGGCGCTWTGRICTTCMMTDHTC